A stretch of the Nothobranchius furzeri strain GRZ-AD chromosome 5, NfurGRZ-RIMD1, whole genome shotgun sequence genome encodes the following:
- the bola1 gene encoding bolA-like protein 1 isoform X1, with the protein MLSSAFQCTRRITAWPSSTRPLAHFTTHMDPDAKRPVERAIRTKLTSMLKPDHVEVHNESHMHAVPPGSESHFRVLVVSSQFEGLPLIQRHRLVNEALKEELSSCVHALAIQAKTPEQWGKDPSLGKSPSCMGGSRDDHTVEEKLKAGRE; encoded by the coding sequence ATGCTTTCCAGTGCCTTCCAGTGTACCCGACGCATCACCGCCTGGCCCTCTTCAACCAGACCTCTGGCTCATTTCACAACACACATGGACCCGGATGCCAAACGGCCTGTTGAGAGGGCTATCAGAACCAAACTGACTAGCATGTTAAAACCAGACCACGTAGAGGTCCACAATGAAAGCCACATGCACGCCGTCCCTCCAGGATCTGAATCCCATTTCCGCGTCCTAGTCGTCAGCTCCCAGTTTGAGGGTCTGCCTTTGATTCAGCGCCACCGTTTGGTGAATGAAGCTCTGAAAGAGGAACTCAGTAGCTGCGTTCATGCATTGGCAATCCAAGCAAAGACCCCAGAGCAGTGGGGGAAGGACCCGTCTCTTGGGAAGAGTCCATCCTGCATGGGGGGGTCGAGGGACGACCACACCGTGGAGGAGAAACTGAAGGCTGGACGGGAGTGA
- the bola1 gene encoding bolA-like protein 1 isoform X2 yields MSSRWRCLNFWNIICRKTSREEESHQFPLEGGVLPQFLMLSSAFQCTRRITAWPSSTRPLAHFTTHMDPDAKRPVERAIRTKLTSMLKPDHVEVHNESHMHAVPPGSESHFRVLVVSSQFEGLPLIQRHRLVNEALKEELSSCVHALAIQAKTPEQWGKDPSLGKSPSCMGGSRDDHTVEEKLKAGRE; encoded by the exons ATGTCCAGCAGATGGCGGTGTCTTAACTTCTGGAACATCATCTGCCGTAAAACGTCACGAGAAGAAGAGTCACATCAATTTCCGTTAGAAG GTGGAGTCCTGCCACAGTTTCTGATGCTTTCCAGTGCCTTCCAGTGTACCCGACGCATCACCGCCTGGCCCTCTTCAACCAGACCTCTGGCTCATTTCACAACACACATGGACCCGGATGCCAAACGGCCTGTTGAGAGGGCTATCAGAACCAAACTGACTAGCATGTTAAAACCAGACCACGTAGAGGTCCACAATGAAAGCCACATGCACGCCGTCCCTCCAGGATCTGAATCCCATTTCCGCGTCCTAGTCGTCAGCTCCCAGTTTGAGGGTCTGCCTTTGATTCAGCGCCACCGTTTGGTGAATGAAGCTCTGAAAGAGGAACTCAGTAGCTGCGTTCATGCATTGGCAATCCAAGCAAAGACCCCAGAGCAGTGGGGGAAGGACCCGTCTCTTGGGAAGAGTCCATCCTGCATGGGGGGGTCGAGGGACGACCACACCGTGGAGGAGAAACTGAAGGCTGGACGGGAGTGA